In Aliivibrio fischeri, the sequence GATAGTTTCTGATCGATTTCAGAAATCATCAAATCAACTAGCGACTGATCAACTTTATCTGATGTATTTGTACTTAGTAACTCACCAATAAACGCTTCTACGCCGCGCTTAGCGACATCAAAACCTTCATCACTTGGTTTTAAACGAGTTTCATTAAGAATACTATCTAGTAATGAACCAGACTCAACGAGTGCTGCTTCTTGCTCTGGAGCTTGTGCTTCTGCTGTCATAATACCCTCTATTCAGCCTTAGCTTCTTCTTTAGCCGAACCAATATTTAGCTCTTCTAATAATTTTTGTCGTGCTTCTTCATCTTGAAGTACTGCTGCAATCTTTTTACGGAATGCAGGAACGTTACCTAATGGACCTTTTAAAGCAACTAACGCTTCACGTAATTCAAGTAGACCATTCAGCTCTGGTACACTTTTTGCGATAGCTTCTGGCGAAAAATCTTTCATGCTGTTAAACGTTAAATCAACGCCTAACTGTGCGCCTTCTTCATCGCTAAGTTTGTTATCGACATTCACTTTAACGTTCGGA encodes:
- the tssB gene encoding type VI secretion system contractile sheath small subunit, which produces MSRDGSVAPKERINIRYVPATGDVQEDVELPLSMMVVGDFTARTDETPIEDRTPINIDKDNFNDVMEGYSPNVKVNVDNKLSDEEGAQLGVDLTFNSMKDFSPEAIAKSVPELNGLLELREALVALKGPLGNVPAFRKKIAAVLQDEEARQKLLEELNIGSAKEEAKAE